The Pseudobacteriovorax antillogorgiicola genome includes a region encoding these proteins:
- a CDS encoding PepSY-associated TM helix domain-containing protein, which produces MNRVRSSAIKIHRGLGLFVALNMLVMILTGTVLVFRSEIEGQAASPSQAPQLQPEHLEHALALGHETFPKGNALAVFLDDHDPDRLSLRLGKDGSTKFRGAHRVAYSLSQETLLSSTSSQEDSSWLTWVLDLHRNFLMGSTGELYVSLIGILYLIVLVLGFVIYGPYARRLGFGHLRSIPSKPKVWWLDFHKFLGTSIFAWSVLIGFTGVCLGLGDQLIKYYQVTELQSLEERHQESYPQDVADVSVGEAFAKAREATNGRLSFLAWPGTQFAIQGHFLILMETQDGWAADVKLVLIDRKNGEVDEVRSLPWFLRVLVIAEPLHFGNYGGTALKVVWAILGLSSLLAPLSGLLFWYLKRRPRTRLHPREHGVQKGFLIGRAAYLIPTVLLALGLLGVFLTYLSSGMMQGLGLTLVASPFVFILYSLGMSLRSRG; this is translated from the coding sequence ATGAATCGAGTTCGGAGTTCTGCGATTAAAATTCATCGTGGATTAGGGTTATTTGTTGCTCTTAATATGCTGGTTATGATCTTAACCGGCACTGTCTTGGTGTTTCGATCAGAGATTGAAGGCCAAGCTGCGAGCCCTAGCCAAGCACCTCAACTACAGCCAGAGCATTTGGAACACGCCTTGGCCCTAGGTCATGAGACCTTTCCAAAAGGCAATGCTCTAGCTGTTTTCTTAGATGACCATGACCCAGATCGCCTGTCCCTACGCTTGGGGAAGGATGGCTCTACAAAGTTTCGCGGTGCCCATCGAGTCGCGTACAGTCTAAGCCAGGAGACGCTTTTGTCCAGTACCTCATCCCAGGAGGACAGTAGCTGGTTGACTTGGGTCCTGGATCTTCATCGCAATTTTCTTATGGGCTCTACTGGCGAGCTGTATGTTTCCCTGATCGGAATTCTATACTTAATCGTTTTAGTCCTGGGTTTTGTCATTTATGGCCCGTATGCGCGGCGCTTGGGCTTTGGACATCTACGGAGCATTCCCAGCAAACCGAAAGTTTGGTGGCTGGATTTTCATAAGTTTTTAGGAACATCGATTTTCGCCTGGTCAGTCCTGATTGGCTTCACCGGTGTTTGCTTGGGTCTTGGGGATCAACTCATCAAATACTATCAGGTAACGGAGCTGCAAAGCTTAGAAGAAAGGCATCAAGAAAGCTACCCTCAAGATGTAGCAGACGTATCCGTGGGAGAAGCCTTTGCCAAAGCTAGAGAAGCAACGAACGGCAGGCTCAGCTTTCTAGCTTGGCCAGGCACACAATTCGCGATCCAGGGTCACTTCTTAATCCTTATGGAAACCCAAGATGGTTGGGCAGCAGATGTAAAGTTGGTTTTGATCGACCGAAAAAATGGCGAGGTAGACGAGGTCCGCTCCTTACCCTGGTTTCTAAGGGTTTTAGTGATCGCAGAGCCACTTCACTTTGGAAACTATGGGGGAACGGCCCTGAAAGTTGTATGGGCTATTCTAGGCTTGTCGTCCCTACTTGCGCCACTCAGTGGGCTCTTGTTCTGGTATTTGAAGCGTCGACCAAGAACTCGCTTACATCCCAGAGAACATGGTGTCCAAAAGGGATTTTTGATTGGCCGTGCAGCATACTTGATTCCCACAGTGCTTTTGGCATTGGGATTACTGGGAGTTTTCTTAACGTATCTATCGAGCGGGATGATGCAGGGCTTGGGTCTTACCCTTGTTGCTAGTCCGTTCGTCTTCATTTTGTATTCACTAGGAATGTCTTTACGTAGCAGAGGTTAG
- a CDS encoding DUF4360 domain-containing protein, which yields MLRYLFLAILIISCSPEKTKQDLQNTSEVVEDLNSLDTGTVEDPIDKGVIEEPDLIIDDQLGDEQGQEQDLSNDDDADLNEDPYEDVDDQDPTQGNDPGQNGIMNGVSIDSITFEGDGCPAGSTLVNLAEDGMAFDVVYSEFIVEKVQGEQGQLRDCEVSLTLKYPQGWSFTLLNTAYRGAVFLEEGVSAQILASYGTNGSNFGSAELVIPGPIDESYTAPFDWQDSFKSSCDGTEELVIHTEIGLNGGLDREGFFTVDSLTGQLESTTEILWSRCDDSSQSD from the coding sequence ATGTTACGCTATCTATTTCTAGCCATTTTGATTATCTCTTGTTCTCCAGAAAAGACTAAACAAGACTTACAAAATACAAGTGAAGTTGTGGAAGATCTCAACTCACTCGATACTGGGACTGTTGAAGATCCTATCGATAAAGGTGTTATTGAAGAACCCGACCTAATAATTGATGACCAGCTAGGAGATGAGCAAGGGCAAGAGCAAGACCTTTCTAACGATGACGATGCTGACCTCAACGAAGATCCATATGAGGATGTTGATGATCAAGATCCCACCCAAGGCAATGATCCGGGGCAGAATGGAATCATGAATGGAGTAAGCATAGATTCTATCACCTTTGAAGGCGATGGCTGTCCAGCAGGGAGCACACTCGTAAATCTTGCAGAGGATGGCATGGCTTTCGATGTGGTATATTCCGAGTTTATCGTTGAGAAAGTACAAGGTGAACAAGGCCAATTACGGGACTGTGAAGTTTCCCTAACCTTAAAATATCCTCAGGGATGGTCGTTTACGCTTCTGAATACGGCTTATCGAGGAGCAGTGTTTCTAGAGGAAGGTGTATCTGCTCAGATATTAGCGAGCTATGGGACTAACGGTAGTAACTTTGGATCAGCAGAGCTTGTTATCCCAGGACCAATCGATGAGTCGTATACTGCACCTTTTGATTGGCAAGATTCTTTTAAATCATCTTGCGACGGCACTGAAGAACTGGTGATTCATACCGAGATTGGACTCAATGGCGGGTTGGATCGAGAAGGCTTTTTTACCGTTGATTCACTCACTGGGCAACTGGAAAGTACCACAGAGATTCTGTGGAGTCGCTGTGATGATAGCTCTCAATCAGACTAA